Genomic window (Plasmodium relictum strain SGS1 genome assembly, contig: PRELSG_00_v1_212, whole genome shotgun sequence):
ttaaataaaataattttctttttagtaTGCAGatagaatttaaaaattttattatgcctaattttttgtttaaaaatattctaaaaatatatgattaaACAAATTTCAAATGAAAAGCCGTTTATTTCTAATCtctcattttaattttttagtaataatatttaaattacttaaaaaaaaatgattcattatgtattttttttcttgattCTTTATAGTGTATAATAGCAATAAATATTAACTTCTATGGTATTAACGAATATTACAACTCAAACaagtatttaatttaattctGTGAAAAAAATGTTGCATTATcgtaataaattatataatcattcttctttatattttattagatACAAACCTAAATTTGTTAGGTATAAAGAAATACAATTAATAAGAAATTTAGCAGAAGTATTCAATTTTACAGATAAGGATATATTAAATGATGAGGGCCTTACAATAAAAGAGGTACAATTACTGTATAATATGAATGAAACAAAAGATGAAGATACAGCACTTAAAGAATTCTTTGATGATCCTAGACttttatttgtaaaattggtagatttaatatttttaggaAATTTTAACGAAAAATTGAAACAAGAGAAACGTAAAATAGATTCTATATGTTCCATGTTGAGGattatgaataataaaataacgGATTATATGGATACTATACTAGATAATGTAAATGATCAGATCGATTATATATTTGATGATCTTGAGTCATATGAAAGTGAATTACTTTCATTTATAGGAGTTGATGTTGATATTAATATAGGCGAATGTGAccaaaatttattaattaataaagataatgcATATGATTATTTCAAGGAATCAAACTTAagtgaaaaaattaaattaaatactaAAAAATCCTCTAccttttttaatgaattacataaaataaataataaatttttatctaatatTAAGaggaaaatatattcatatgaCAAAATTATAGTCAATAACTTAAGTAAAACTGTAAATAGGTTTCCTTTGAAATATGCCACTGTAGCGTTACATTTCAATATGGAAAATTTTATTGATCCAATGAAAGATGTTTTAAATGCATTTATTTTAGccatattttttgaaaatcaagttgaagatattaataaagCTACTTCCCTCAAAGTATATACTAAAGAATTACgttctttaatttttgataTGAATAAAGAGATAGATGCCACTATAGCATCAAAAACGCATAAGTTATTTGTAAGACTAAATAAGATACTAAATGGTGATATAAAATGCTTGATAGCCATTATTCTATTCATACTTGAACAAGATAGGTGTGTAAATAAACTTAAATTAGATTATTTGAAAGACAAATACGGAGatgaaatatttaatgataaatttttgtttcgtatatatgaattatttttacaagaaaaagatgatttaaaaaaatccTTAGATGaatttaaaacatatataagGGCAATTTTTGGTTTTGATGTAGATAGTTCAGGTATTAGATCATTAGAACAAGCTATTTATAAATCAAATGAAAAACGTTTATTATTACAACTATTTCATGTTATTGTACACTCATTAGGATGTAAGAGGAAATTAAATGATTATTCGAATTTTTTAGATATGATCAGAGGAGAATCGAAAAAAAACTTAAggataaaatttaaaaatttatttaaagaacgaaataaagtatatatttcaaaaagaAAATCTAGAAATGTagtgttaatttttttggaTATGTATAACAATagcaaaatattttttgaactCAAGGATATCAATCAAAATTTAATTAGCCAATCAATAAAAATGGATTTTTCTGTAAGTAAATTTAGAAGTTATGATTATTTAATaagtttattaattaaagaattggataaattaaaaaagtgtGTTCTTTGTTCTGAAGAAAAACGAATAAACAAAAATGctattacattttttctGTATGAAATTAAGGAATTCAGTAGATGCTGTAAGAAATATCGTTATATTtagttaataaaagtatgcatattaactttttgtatataataactagctaaaataaaaatgaagaaatttaGCTCCGCACACAATGCTATCAATGCCAATCATGAGTTTTTagctaaattaaaaaaaaaaaattctttaattaatttttttttttaacattttggTTTTGTAAAGaaagatattatttttaattttttagttcattttttttaggaaagaaaataaagaagttTTTAGGAATATATAAACTTAAGTAAAAGACATTATCTTTAATCAAAgatattatatatgtatgttcatataagat
Coding sequences:
- a CDS encoding fam-f protein, translating into MKSRLFLISHFNFLCIIAININFYGINEYYNSNKYKPKFVRYKEIQLIRNLAEVFNFTDKDILNDEGLTIKEVQLLYNMNETKDEDTALKEFFDDPRLLFVKLVDLIFLGNFNEKLKQEKRKIDSICSMLRIMNNKITDYMDTILDNVNDQIDYIFDDLESYESELLSFIGVDVDINIGECDQNLLINKDNAYDYFKESNLSEKIKLNTKKSSTFFNELHKINNKFLSNIKRKIYSYDKIIVNNLSKTVNRFPLKYATVALHFNMENFIDPMKDVLNAFILAIFFENQVEDINKATSLKVYTKELRSLIFDMNKEIDATIASKTHKLFVRLNKILNGDIKCLIAIILFILEQDRCVNKLKLDYLKDKYGDEIFNDKFLFRIYELFLQEKDDLKKSLDEFKTYIRAIFGFDVDSSGIRSLEQAIYKSNEKRLLLQLFHVIVHSLGCKRKLNDYSNFLDMIRGESKKNLRIKFKNLFKERNKVYISKRKSRNVVLIFLDMYNNSKIFFELKDINQNLISQSIKMDFSVSKFRSYDYLISLLIKELDKLKKCVLCSEEKRINKNAITFFLYEIKEFSRCCKKYRYI